The genome window TTGTTGCCGACGAGTTCGCCGTAGGCGCGGATCGATTTAGCAAGCGCCGAACGCATTGCGCTTTCATGGGTTCCACCCTGCGGGGTCGGCACCGTGTTGCAATAGGTGTGACAGAACCCGTCGCCATCGGCCGGCCAGTGAATGGCCCATTCCATCTGGCCAACGCCGTCCTGCGCCTTCCAGCCGGCCGCAAAGGGGCGGGGGGTGATCGTCGCCCGTGCCCCGAGGGTAAAGGTCAGAAAATCCTTCAGACCGCCCGGGAAATGCAGCACGCCCTTTTGCGGTACCTCGCTGCCTTCCGCCAGCAGGGACGGCGCGCAACTCCAGCGGATCTCGACACCCTTGAACAGATACGCCTTGGACCGGGCCATCTTGTAGAGGCGTTCCGGGTCGAAACGGGTCTTGTCGCCAAAGATCTGTCCATCCGGCTTGAACGTGACCGTGGTGCCGCGCCGGTTCGGCGCATCACCGACCTTCGAGAGCTTGTCCTGGGCAAGGCCGCGAGAGAAGTTCTGGCGATAGAGCGTACGGTCGCGCGCGACCTCGACCATCAGGCTTTCCGAGAGGGCATTCACGACGGAAATGCCCACACCGTGCAGGCCGCCGGATGTGGCATAGGCCTTACCCGAGAACTTGCCGCCGGAATGGAGGGTCGTCAGGATGACCTCCAGCGCCGATTTGTCCTTGTATTTCGGGTGCGGATCGATCGGGATGCCGCGGCCGTTGTCGCGGACCGTGCAGGTCCCGTCTTCGCCCAGTTCCAGTTCAATCCGGCTGGCATGCCCGGCGACCGCCTCGTCCATCGAGTTGTCCAGCACTTCGGCCACCAGATGATGGAAGGCACGCTCGTCGGTGCCGCCGATATACATGCCGGGTCGGCGTCGAACGGGCTCAAGCCCCTCGAGAACCTCGATGTCCTTGGCGGAATAGTCTGCGCCCTTGGCGCCGGAGTTCTGGAAAAGATCGCTCATATCGGCATTATACGGTCAGGCCCGGCTCTATCAAGCCTATAAGGTATAGGATGTGTGTCGGTGGCACTAGATATAGGATACGCGTCATGAGTGATTCGTCCCAGAACGAGCCCCGCGGGGAACTTCAGATCCGCACCCTCGCCATGCCGGCGGACACCAATCCGTCCGGCGATATATTCGGCGGTTGGGTGCTGTCGCAGATGGACGTTGCCGGCGGGATCCTGGCGGCGACAAAGGCAAATGGGCGCGTTGCGACCGTGGCCGTCGACGGGATGACCTTCTATCTGCCGGTCTTCGTCGGTGATGTCGTTTGCTGCTACGGTGACGTCGTGCGCATCGGACGGACGTCCATCGCCGTCAACGTGCAGGCCTGGGCGCTGCGGGCCAAGACCAACGAGAGATGCCTGGTCACCGAAGGCGTCTACACCTATGTCGCAATCGGCGATGATCGTCGGCCGCGACAGATCGGAGACTGACCGGGAGGTCACTATGCGTCGCATCCTGTCCATGGCCGCACTCCTCTTCACCTGCAGCTTTCCGGCTGTTGCGGATGAGGCCGATGTCCTGGCGGTCGACATCACGGCGCAGGGGAACGGTACCTATCGCTTCGACGTCACGGTCCGGCATGCCGACGAGGGCTGGGATCATTACGCCGACGGTTGGGAGATCCTGACCGAGGACGGGACCAGCCTAGGCTATCGGAAGCTGCACCACCCCCACGTCAATGAACAACCGTTTACGCGCTCCCTGTCCGGCGTCGAAATTCCCGACGGGGTCGACCGGGTCGTCGTGCGTGCCCATGACAGTGTCCACGAATGGGGTGGGGCGGAGATGACGGTGACGGTGCCGCGCGACTAGACGTCGCCGCCGATATCCTCGGCCTGCATCAAGGGGAGCCAGTCGAGCCTGCTGCTGCAGTAGTACTGCCGCGACGGGACGAGATTTCGCCGATCGTCCAAGGTACCGACACGAACGCCATAAACCTTCGGGCCGTCGGCGTTCGGCGCGGAATAGATCGGGGAACCGCAGGTCGGGCAGAAACTCTGCTGCCGTTCACGGCCGCTGTCGGCGATCTTCACGTAGACGGTCGGCTCTCCCTTCAGCAGGGTGAGGCCGTCCGGAGCGGTGAAGGCGACGGTGCGATAGGCGCTTCCGGACAGGGATTGGCAATCGGTGCAGTGACAGATGATGACGTCGGCGGGATCGATTTCCGCCTCGTACTCAATGCCGCCGCAATGACACCGCCCGGTCATGCGCATGAGATCATCCGGCCTTTTTCTGAACCTGCTTCCCCAGATAGGGCGCCAGATAGCGACCTGTATGGGACCGGTCCGCCTTGACGATTTCTTCTGGTGTGCCCTGCGCAACGATCTCGCCGCCGCGCGTGCCGCCGTCCGGACCAAGATCGATGATCCAGTCGGCGGTCTTGATGACCTCCAGATTGTGTTCGATCACGACCACGGTGTTGCCGGAATCGACCAGTGTTTGAAGGACTTCCAGCAGTTTGCTGACGTCATGGAAATGCAGTCCGGTCGTTGGCTCGTCGAGGACATAGAGCGTCCTGCCGGTCGCCTTCTTCGACAGTTCCTTGGCCAGTTTGACGCGCTGCGCCTCGCCGCCGGACAGGGTCGTCGCCTGCTGACCGACCTTGATATAGCCCAGGCCGACACGCTGCAGAGTGACCAACTTATCCCGGATCGACGGCACGGCCTTGAAGAATTCCGCCCCTTCGTCGACGGTCATCTCCAGGACGTCGGCAATGGATTTGTCGCGATACTGAACTTCCAGCGTTTCGCGATTGTAGCGGTGCCCATGGCACTGGTCGCACTGCACGTAGACGTCGGGCAGGAAGTGCATCTCGATCTTGATGACGCCGTCGCCCTGGCAGGCTTCACAGCGGCCGCCCTTGACGTTGAAGCTGAAACGACCCGGCTGGTAGCCGCGTGCCTTCGCTTCCGGCAGTCCGGCGAACCAGTCGCGGATCGGTGTGAAGGCACCGGTATAGGTCGCCGGGTTCGAACGCGGCGTCCGGCCGATCGGGGACTGATCAATGTCGATGATCTTGTCGAGGAAATTCATGCCCTCGATCTTGTCGTGGTGGCCGGGATGGTCGCGGCTTCCCATCAATGCGCGGGACAGGGCGCGCTGCATGGTTTCGATGATCAGCGTCGACTTGCCGGAACCGCTGACCCCGGTGACGACCGTCAGGGTACCCAGCGGAATGGTCGCGTCGACGTTCTGAAGGTTGTTCTCGCGCGCGCCGAACACCTTCAGGAGCTGGCCCTTGTGCCCCTTGCGGCGCTTCTTCGGGACTTCGATCTGCTTCATGCCGGTCAGGTACTGCGCGGTCAGG of Alphaproteobacteria bacterium contains these proteins:
- a CDS encoding GFA family protein; the encoded protein is MTGRCHCGGIEYEAEIDPADVIICHCTDCQSLSGSAYRTVAFTAPDGLTLLKGEPTVYVKIADSGRERQQSFCPTCGSPIYSAPNADGPKVYGVRVGTLDDRRNLVPSRQYYCSSRLDWLPLMQAEDIGGDV
- a CDS encoding acyl-CoA thioesterase, producing the protein MSDSSQNEPRGELQIRTLAMPADTNPSGDIFGGWVLSQMDVAGGILAATKANGRVATVAVDGMTFYLPVFVGDVVCCYGDVVRIGRTSIAVNVQAWALRAKTNERCLVTEGVYTYVAIGDDRRPRQIGD